The following is a genomic window from uncultured Fusobacterium sp..
ATCTCCCTTATTTACAAAAGAGTTTGCCTTATAAGTTTGAGTTATTCCCCCTACCATTGTAGCTCCAACTTCAAACATTGCTATATCTCCAAATTTTTCTGTTTTTAGAATAGAATACTCCCTCTTATTTTCACAGAAAATTCTAAAATTTTGTTTTACAGCATGAGTTGATACAGAGTAATACCAACCATCTATAAGTTTACTTTCACTTATATTTCCATCTGCTGGGAAGTGAAATCTATGATAATCTACTGGAGCTAATCTTATAATAACAAACACTCCATCTTCATATTTTTTAGCTAGATCTTTATCTCTAAAGAACTCCTCTAAAGAGAATTTATCTCCTTTAACAAAAAATTTATCTTTATCTTTTATATTTTCATAAGCTAGTATCTTTCCATCTGCTGGAGATATTAATACATCTTCTGAATAATCTATTTTTCTAGCTCCTGCTTTTAATTCCCTATAAAAGAAATCATTGAAAGATGTAAACTCCTCAACTTTCTTTTTAGCCTCACTGATATTTATCTCTGCTTCTTCTATAAAAGGCACAATTTTTTTGCATGACTCAGGAAGTGACATTTTTCTACCATAAAACTCTGTTAAAAATTTCTTTTTAACAACAAGATTTAATGGTAATTCCCCTAATGGATTATAATATAAGAATTTAAGATATTTCTCCCCTGGAACTTTCTCTGTAAGAACTTCACCTGTTTTTCTTTCTATATACTTTATTTTACTAAATTTCACTTTTTCTCCTTTTATTTTTATAAATTACTAGCATTTTTGTCCAAAACTCTATATAATAACCTTATATCATATCTTACAAGGGAGGAATTTATACAATGAACAAAATAGCTCTTATAGCTCATGACAATATGAAAGATGATATTGTTGCTTTTGCTAAAAAACATGCTGATTTCTTTAAAAATTATGAACTTGTTGC
Proteins encoded in this region:
- a CDS encoding phosphatidylserine decarboxylase: MKFSKIKYIERKTGEVLTEKVPGEKYLKFLYYNPLGELPLNLVVKKKFLTEFYGRKMSLPESCKKIVPFIEEAEINISEAKKKVEEFTSFNDFFYRELKAGARKIDYSEDVLISPADGKILAYENIKDKDKFFVKGDKFSLEEFFRDKDLAKKYEDGVFVIIRLAPVDYHRFHFPADGNISESKLIDGWYYSVSTHAVKQNFRIFCENKREYSILKTEKFGDIAMFEVGATMVGGITQTYKANSFVNKGDEKGYFYFGGSTCILVFEKGKIQIDKDLLENTQKGIETKVYMGERIGVSNL